A window of Poecilia reticulata strain Guanapo linkage group LG23, Guppy_female_1.0+MT, whole genome shotgun sequence genomic DNA:
CAATGTAGGTTCTAGTTTTTCCAGTGGACACATACAGTGTCTTAGTTTTAGAGAAAGACATTGTTTTGAACCAGGAGTACTCtcaatggaaaagaaaaacaggaactttATTGgacattaccaaaaaaaattgCTCAACTGAATCTGGTCAGGTAAACGTCTGTGTCCTTTCCAGGAGGTTTTTCCAACAGAGTACGATCTCAGCTATGACACAGACAGGCAGCTCCTTGTGTGGGAGTTTCTCTCCAAACTGGAAAGGCTCCTGCCTGTACTGGACCTCGGTCAGGTCAGGGCTGATGTCGGCAGCAGTTGCAGTTTGCAATTTGAGCCTCTTTTACTCTACCGTGAAAGAATGAAAAGGGCCAGACAGACCCACCCACCAGGTCACAGCTGCACATCTGTAATtgacaatagtcaccccactgttggcAACTTAGATTTTGTTGATATATTCagtgacttttcagacaaaaaaaaattggtgtctgccaaaatcggaattggcAAGTCAAACGTTTTAAAAGATCGGTAGTTGGCCATAAAACTTCACTTGGTGCACcttgaataaaatgtctttataatgaattattttgcatttgatcattttgatgatAATTTAAAGCAACGCACAGTATCGCTCCAAAACCGAAGCTGGTATTTGTGATACAGTATTTGTGGcaaaaaattatagaaaactGGACACATTGGATGATAAAtatgatataaaacaaaacttctcCTATTGGCAAAAACCTAGTTTTGTGATAGTTTATCtaaatagttttttgtgttaataGATTTTGGCAAAGTACTGTTATCCAAAATCTAATGACAACCTGAAATTCTTGTGTGTGTTCTGCACAGGTGCAACAGTTGAGATGTCCACCCAGGTCTTCTCCTGCTCTGAGTGTCCGTTTTTCCACATGCAGGAGTCGTTCCTCCTGCAGCGCATCAtgtaactcatgtaaagcactttgaattgaattgctttgttgctgaaaatgtgctatataaataaaattaccatcACCACATCGAGCACAGTCACCCAGAGCAGAACAACAAACTCCAGGTGACCGCAAAGAAGACTCCGGCCCCACAGCCCTTCCCCATCCACGACAGGCCGGATCCTCATACGTGCCCGGACTGTGGCAAGACGTTCAGGTGGGCCTCAGATGTGACTTGTCACCAGCGCACCCACACGGGTGAGCTGAGAGGAATGCAGCAAGGCCTTTAAGAACTCCTGGGATCTGACGAGACATCAACGCGTCCACACCAGAGAGCGTCCCTTCCTCTGTTCCCAGAGCGGCAAACGCTTCACCCAGATGGGGTTCCTCAGGCTGCATTTTGACCGCACCGCATGCAGCTGGACCTGCAACTCTCTGCTGGACTTAATCAGGGGGGCGGTGGACACAGAGGAGACTCCCTGCAAAGAAGGCAGGGAGTACAAGTGCCAGAAGTGCGGCGAGGGCTTCAGCAGCATCTTGGAGCGCCTGAGGCACAGGCAGGCGCACGTGGTGAGGCGGCAGTACAGATGCTCCCAGTGCGAGAAGATCTACAGCCGCGCCTCGGACCTCAAGAGGCACCAGATGAAATACAGCAGATAAAACAGAATTTGTCAGGTCTGAATGAGtgtgaaattttaaaagaatatggaataatgttatttccagactttatttCCTATCCCATTGTCTGAAGACTGTATCCTCCATCTGTGTTTAGCCACCATCTATTAATTATCTACCactttccttcttcctcttcgTCCATCTGGTCTGCTGAAATCTGAGCAGATCTGTGTTGAAAATGTGCAGGATCCCATTATTAAGGTAGGGTGTACTTCAGAACTACAGTACttaaaaacatgtcagtgtttGGTGATGCCACACGCAGGCTAGTAGAAATAAAGAGCAAGTTCTGTTTGGCACTTCTTTTCCGTCAAAATCTGGATGAACTTCAGAGGCATAAAGGACTTAAAGTCATTAGCTATTTTTACTTACAGTTGAAGGAAACTTGGCTCAATGAGCTTTTGTTTGGCTCAGTGGTCAACCCTCTCTTTCAGATTTCTGTTCAGATTAATCTCACTACAAATAAGGAAAGTGTCGGCACTgtaagtgaaacattttttccacagtgcTGCATGTGGTTTTGTAGACATGCAGGTAGTTGGACAATTCTCCCTGCATATGCTCGTAGTGTTGCAATAGCCAGAGGCTGCTCCCGTCACATCACAAGACAACCGCAATCAAAAAGCACTGACTTTATATCAACTATTTTCACGAGAAAGTATTAACATCAACATTTAGCTTCCACTTGTTTCTTAAAGACTAATTCATAGCATGCTACTTTAAAAATAGTGAGTCTGTGCACAACCCATGTCTTACTCCAAGCTCATCTCAAAAGCTGGCGAGTTTGTTGGAAATAGTTTAATGAAGAAATAGACACATCAAGAGTAATTGGTGTcttctgttgtatttatttgagtgaatctaatatattttacataatgaGTGCCACCGTAATAATTGGATCCATTTACGCTCAATCTATAAGCAGCACTATCACTTGCACCACGTGTTCGTCACACAGGGTGGCGTTTTCTTCagtttgaaaatttaaaaatttcccTCCAAGTTTCCCGCCGGACCGCTTTATTTGCAGGGACTTCCGCTCGCAGTTTACATATCCCGTGTCGTTTTCCGGGTGGTGGTTACACTCAGGCAAGCTGAGCCGTCGTTATAATCAACCTTGTAAACAAAAGTTGCCTAACGGGTTGACTTCAGCGATACGTGAACGGGAAAGACATGCATATCAAAACTGGTGAGTTTGAACAGCCGTTTGGTTTACATTTGCTGGAGTTTGTTAACTTTCCGAGCTTTGTAGGTTGTCTCGCCGCGGGATTAGCATCTGGGCTAGCGATACCGAAGGCAGCCTGGTCACCGCTTTGAATGGAGGCTGGTGGAGGGGGGGTTACGAAACTTTGACTTCGCTTTGCGCGGCTATTAGCTGTTAAGCCTTAAAAGGTGTTCAATATTTAAGTTATAACCCCGACTGTGTGTCTTATCActattaaactgaatttatttttttttaattcaacaacaCGAGGTGGTCCGTCGAGTTTAGTTCGCAGCACTTAGGCGCTACTAACTAGTTTGCTAACGCCGGTGCTAGCTAGTAGTGTTGGCTGTCCTATTTCCAATGCGCGGCGTAGCTAATAGCTCACAACGTGGCGGTGTGTGTCGAAACTGGTCTCCTAAAGGCAGCATGTTAAGGCTGCTGTTCGAAGAAACCAGCTAGCTTCCCGAAATTTCTGTTGCGACGTGTTAAACTGTGTCGGTGGATTTCTATAAACGGTGGGGGGTCGTTTAGTGTGGTTGGACCCGACATGTCCCACCTCTCTACTCATCACTCAACAACCATCCGAACCGCATAGCTTTAAGCTTAGGTAATATGTATTCACGTTTCGCATGATTTGCCGTCGAAAATAGCCAATAATTACGTCAGCATCTTTTTGAGTCATGTGGGTCGAAGGTGGCTGCtcggcaataaaaaaaaaaaagaaccaactTTTTCCAGTAGACGCATTATCCtatgattcatttttttcctgatcAAGATGGAGACTGTGACCCAGTTTGCAGCATGATAGTTTCGtataaagcttaaaataattttaaagtaattttagaGAACTAGAACGTGTGGTttcgatttaaaaaaattaaaaaaaaatcggcgcaaaaaaaaaaaaaactacaataaactAACTATGTTTGATGTTTCATGCCTTTTAATATGCTAACTTCTCATCTGTATTTTATGAATTGACTGTTCTTCAGATTCTTCACGCAGTTTTGATCCGGTACATTTTGTTCCCTCCTGCACATGATAAAAGCAGAGACAACAGGGAGCTGTTGTTGAGTTTTGAGCTCGACTTCCACAGTAAAGTCACATGAAAACGTGTTATCCACCCCCACTGTGTGTTTACACAATCATGGAAGCGAATAAATTGGCCCCTTTGCCTGTCGGCATCCCCCCGTTTCATGCctgtgtgcttttatttttgttccgaTTTCCAGGCATCCAGTTGTCTTTGAACTGTATGCATGAATTGGATTCATTCAAAAATCTTTGATTCTTATGAACAATTAGGTTCccttttttccatccatcctgcGGTTTGGAGAGTTTAGAGTTGACATGGAAGATAAATGGggttagaaaataataaaaatctttgaCCTCAACTGTCGGGTAAAATagttgattctgattttggaCCAAACCAGTTTCAAAAATTCCTTCAAATAGTTTAACTTGGGTACGAATTGACATATTTGCAAACCCAGTCCTTGGTTGGAccttttttaaaagacagaaattcAAAGTTTTAGTGGATGAGAGGTGAAGGTTCATGTTGTGGCCAACATGGATCACTACTGGTTGGATCAAACTAGcattaaagcagaaaagtgGCTACAACTAGCAGTTAGTTTAGTAATccattattctattgattattcggataaaacaaatcttattctgctaatttttcatttagccactGAAGTCATAcacattagaaatgcattaaaagatgcaaataattcaaCTATggtattttttacaataaaatgaacatgttgacTAAAATGAAACGTTCCTTCAGTCAGTCTGCAGCAAagaataaatctataaacattGTCAACTAATAGTTGGACAGCAACAAGTCCTATAATTAAAGGTtcaaattctggaaaaaaactattaaacacattttgctagattttatttatgtacttgACCCGGTTGAAGCTAAAGCTCTTCAgaagttctgggtagaacatatgTACCGAGATTTGTTATATGAAagacaaaatgtacattttttttggtACAGTTTTGGCTGAATTACTTAAGATTGTTTTAGCAGATGGCCTTTAAGTCTGTATACTCACCTAATTGATTACCAAATTAGTTGATAATTTCAAAAATTgtttaatcgcgattaatctgattaatcgtttcaacccTAATGCTGAATGATGTTTTCACCCACTTGTCTACGTTTTCCTTTCAGGTACATGGGAAGCAAGCAACACTGTGTGCGAGTCCGAAACCCTGTGTGACCAAGCAGTCCTCGTGTCGGCAACCAAGTCCGAGCCCCAGATCCGTAACCGCCGCCTGTCTCCTGGTTCGGGAAACTgcggaggaggaggcggcggctGCATCTCCGGAAACGCCCAGTCTCCACGACAACGGTCCCCCCAGGGCGAGCCGAACGGCCCCAGCCACGCCCACGGCCCGAGTTTCCGCAGGGAGAAGGAACGCAAGAACCAGCCTCACAAGGGCCGCGCCGTCCGGAGGGAGAGCCAGAAGGGGGCGCTGCGAGCCGGCGAGCGCCTGCTAAAGGCCAATCAAAAGGAGAAGTGGGTGGAGGACAGTCTGTCGCTGCTCAAGCCTCCGCCCGCTTTCCCGGTGCAGGACAGTCCTGCCAAGCTGCAGCCGGCCGTGAGCTACGCCTCCAAGGTGAAGGCCGGAGCAACGAGCGGAACGCTGGAGGAGGAGCGGCCCGCCATCGGGGACCTGCTGCAGAACCAGTGGGGTCTGAGTTTTATTAGTGAAGCTAAGCCAATCACAGAGGGGCCCCTCCCTCACCCTGCTGCTGGCCCTCTAGTGGACACAGAGAGCAAACACCCAGCGGACCTACAGCATGACGCAGCTCTCACAGTTCAGCTCCAGGAGGAAACTCCTGTTCCTGCTTCTGAGGCCGAGGCGCAGCAGGCCAACGGGGACCTCCTGCTGAGCTGTCGCCATCTAGTGGAGGCTTTGAACTATCACAATAGAGGTAGGCGCTTCAGCTGCACACTGGCTTTAAGTGACAATTGAGATCAACTGGTAATTTTTGGTTTTCTCCCCCTTTTAGAATGGAATATAATCTGTAACAGACAGAAGAAAGGTGAGTTGACTAaactattttacattttatgaagtgTGCAACCGTAAAGTGTCACTGACATGGCAAAACtgctgagattttattttgtttacgcaaaagcttttaataataattagttcTCATAGAATATAGTATAAACGCAGAGTGTTGCCGTTTTCCTGAGTAACTGGGTCAAACGCCAGCGCCACCGTGTGACAAACTAATAAAGCTGAATACACAGAAGCAGAGGATGTTGGGAGGATTTCTCTGCAGGATCTGTTTACCATTCAGTGATTTGGAGACAACAGCTCTCCACAGAGAAGGTTCTGACCCTTCACTATCGGATTCTTCCTCCTCAGAAAGGTTGAAATCATTGTTGCCTCCTGAACAATATGGCTGCAGTCTGTCAGTAGAACCAGCTCCTTCTTCTCCATCACTCCAACTACATTCTTCCTCCAAACTGCAGAGAAATCACTCAAGTCTTCACTGAATTCTCAACTTCCTCTGCTTCTGTGTGCTCAGCTTTGGTTGTTTATGGTTCGACTTACCCTGATTACATCACAATATGGTGCTTGGCCCGCTTTCAGCTGAAAACAGCTACACTCCATTTATAGTGGGACTAAAATACAATTTGGTATCAATCAAAGCATTtacaaaagcttaaaaaaaagtctcatgcaaatttttggtaacatttgattttaatatttgcatttaacattttcattagaAACTGCTGCCAACATTGGGTCACATGTGATTATAAATGTACATAACTGTCCACTCAGAATTGATACCTTTGTTCATCATTTCTGGTTTTGTGGCAAGCAGCACCTTTGTGTAACCTGAAACGGCGCCTCCTACAGGCTGTGTACGGTAGAATTAGACATGTGAAAGAAATACAGATCACTTTTCTTGTTTGAGacattttattggtatttaaacatgaaaatgaaaccaaatgtATTGACCAGTTTTTGTTGAGTTGAATCTGATTTGCTTTTATTGTTCCAGATCCAAAAAGAGTGATGTGGTATAAGGAGACCCAGGAGCGTCCAGCCTAGCAGTGTGACCGACACACAGCATCAAACGCCTACagaacacatacacacacacacacaccttcacgcACATTTATACTCACGGAAGACGGACAAATTTGAGTCCCATTCTCACAAGCTGCACTCAGGATGATGTCTTCATGATGTCTTCACATAAAGCCACACTGAGACACTTTGGACTAACTCCTTTGAGATCTTACAGCAATGGACTTTTTTTAACGCCTTACAGAAAGCCTGCCTTAAATAATCACCTCATTCCCATTTTAGCTTCTTCCTGTAAAGCTGGTCTTTTTCCCTCCTacactgtttattttcttttaacaatctCCAAGGAgtctaatttaattaattttctccCTGTTTTTGAAAGTTGCAGTTTTATTCAATGTTGTCCTCTGCAAAGCGAGTGGTCAATCAGCACTTTGTTTAAAACTGACCAGTGCGTGTGTGAGAAGCCCTctgaattttttcccccccgtttTGAATTGGAAACCAGAAGAATGTCCTGTACCTACTtgagttttattgtttatgaaTGCAAAGGTTTTCAGTTTCATGTCTTCAGTTTACAGAGGGGTGTAGTTAACGGCACAGTACAGTTTACCCTTTGCCCTACAGATCTTAATGCTGTGTtctcataattgttttttatttggttccTATCGGGTGAATGTTTGAATCCATAAGGGATATCGCAATGTTCTGTGTGGTAGCTTttgaaaatttatttgaattaaagcaaaaattacaCTGGAGAAGGAGAAGGGACGCAAGAAAGTATtgcttaataaaaatgaataaactttgaGAGTTTGACTACATTTGATTTGCTGCCTGCTGTAGAGACTAGCTTAATTCCCCCTAATATGTAATGCTTTGTGTCTTACCATATTCACTTTAAGCTTACAAAAACTAACCTTTGAAACAggagtaaatatatataaaaaatactttatttgcattttccttttctgagGCCAGTGAGACTCCAGAGCCTGGCTGCTCCTCAGTCTCTCCACGTCACCTCTACTTCATCGGTCCTGTACCTGCAGCAGTGATCAACACGCTACCATCAGTCACCCATAGATACTGAGACACAAATCCTGGGACTGTAGCTGCTGCCGTTACCTTTGTGTGATCCAAGAGTCTTCCAGCTCTGTGACGTAGCCGCTCCGGAACATCTCCCAACCCGCCTGAGCGATCATTGCTCCGTTATCTATGCAGAATCTGGGTCAGAGCACACAAACCTAAACAACCTGATGCTTTTTAACTTCATAATAAGATCTTGTTTACACCAAGTGGTTAATATCTGGAGACTCAGACCCTGAATCCAAAGTAATCcacatttataatatttttaaatgctttagTGTGGTTGACATCTGGACACGCTCAAGTTCAGCATTTATACCACTGCAGTTGCAAGCTGCAAATGCTTGTTCCTATGGAAACGGCTGTGTCATGGTGGATGGGTTTGTTTACCGCTCATCTGTAGCAAACAGTTTGGCTCCTCTCTCCTTGCACATCACCCCCATCATCTCCTGCAGACGCAGGTTACCTGTGGAGGAAACATGTTGCTTCATGGTTTGTAGGAAAAGAAACTCAGGGATTTACACAAATACTTGAAGGCAGCAGTTCATTACTAACGCAAGGTTGTATGTTTTTAACAACTTTGTTTTAGCCCACGTTGAGATGCATTTCATGAAAGACCtcatttcagtctttttaaaaaactgaagtgaATGCTGCTTTTTACATGATCACTCTGATCATTTAGTTTTCTCAGCTTAACTTGCTTAGTTACGGTTGTTTGGTGTTCAGAAGTAACCACAAACATGAATGTTGCCTAATGAGTTTTCTATCCAAATGAGAGCAGCAGCAATGGGAATTAAGCCTTTATGACATATAGTCTGTCAGCAAAGACTGGGAGAGAATAAAATGGATACAAGTCAAATAGATAATGATCTgctatatataatatatatatatatatttatatatatatatatatacacgtTTCCATTTATGTATGGAAATTTTATGTATTGGTGTATTTTGAAAGACATACCAAGTCATTTCTGCTCAGTGATTCTCTACATCTCAAACTCCTGAAATGCCTCTTTTAGTGTACATTGCTGACcgttttttccttccactcaactttctattaaTATAATGGGACGACAGTGTCTGTGAACAAAGCTACTGAACTGATCAACTTACAGCCCACTCCTCCGACAATCAGGACCTCCTGGGAGCCGCAGTGAGCCATGGCCCTCTCTGTGATCTCCACCAGCATGGCGAACACCGTCTCCTGCAGGGGTAACGGGAAGGTGCTGCACGTCACTCATTATATATTCATGTCAAATAATCTTGTCTCATCacaaatggaaacacttttcagTTACCAAGTGGTTCAGAGTACCTGAAGGGAGAAGCACAGATCCTCTGCTGTGCACTGACCAGAGCTCAGCATTTTATTAGCAGCTTCCTGTCAGCAAAAATAATGATTAGATCTGAGAAATCAAacagttcaagttttttctttcttccttcctcctctctgttttCTCTTAATTCCTTCTTGTTTTTGAGTCCAGTCCTGTTTTTTGTCCTTCCTTGCTTGCTTTCTGGAGCTATTATTGTATATATTAAGCCCTGCGCCTCCAACGCCGAGCCATGGATCGGTTCACGCCGAGCTTACATGCAGCCgctccatttccctcctgaACTACCAGATCGATAGCATTcagtttaaaagctgcatcatatgaacttcttcccgtttccatgatgagggggaAATGTCTGTCGTGTCTGCTGCTaacatgtgcttgttctaaatgaaaattagcacttttgttttttttttaaatttacaataatATGTAAAACAAGTTACATAAACAGTAACTAAAAGAATGACGAGGCTTAAGGAAGgtattaaagcaaaaattacaaacaggaagacatcaaaaacagcaaattagGGAAGATTACATGAAGAACTTCTTTACAAATTGCAGTAGTCTTTAAAGCTTTAGTATTGCTACAATACTTCAGAGAATACAAATATGAAGAAACAGGCACAGAAGGCATTCAATTTGGGTTTCTGCTTAAGAAATTAGCAGCTGTGGATATTAAATTTAgctaaaattaatattaagtttATAAgactttaaacagaaaaagccacataatatagttttaaagttaaacagtACATGtatttccaattttctttttaaaagaaaaaaggagtaaaaaaacaatctttccAAAATATTTGGATATAAGAGCAGTCTCAGGAAAGATGAGTGATGGTTTCCTCAGAGTTGTAGGAAAAAGGATCACAGAGGgtctacattttaaatattttactattaaCAGGATAACATCTATGTAGAA
This region includes:
- the LOC103459610 gene encoding uncharacterized protein LOC103459610, yielding MHIKTGTWEASNTVCESETLCDQAVLVSATKSEPQIRNRRLSPGSGNCGGGGGGCISGNAQSPRQRSPQGEPNGPSHAHGPSFRREKERKNQPHKGRAVRRESQKGALRAGERLLKANQKEKWVEDSLSLLKPPPAFPVQDSPAKLQPAVSYASKVKAGATSGTLEEERPAIGDLLQNQWGLSFISEAKPITEGPLPHPAAGPLVDTESKHPADLQHDAALTVQLQEETPVPASEAEAQQANGDLLLSCRHLVEALNYHNREWNIICNRQKKDPKRVMWYKETQERPA